A window from Populus trichocarpa isolate Nisqually-1 chromosome 3, P.trichocarpa_v4.1, whole genome shotgun sequence encodes these proteins:
- the LOC18096695 gene encoding protein FAR1-RELATED SEQUENCE 8: MIEIEEGSQNSEQILEEEGDDLEFDSNDLEIEGDDPGIDDNDLGIEDNNLELEDKNLENEGHDLPEGNDLEDNCEQLFDIEYHVLENNRDDATVEDVRNGDFLGKDYPPPFVGMQFESYDDAYNYYNCYAKDLGFAIRVKSSWTKRNSKEKRGAVLCCNCEGFKTSKEVHSRRKETRTGCLAMLRLRLVESNRWRVDEVKLEHNHLFDPERAQNSKSHKKMDAGAKRKVEPTVDVEVRTIKLYRTAAVDPLGYGSTNSNEGESSQHVDRSKRLKLKKGDAQIIHNYFCQVQLTNPNFFYLMDLNDEGFLRNVFWIHYRSRAAYGYFSDVVIFDTTCLLNKYEIPLFAFVGVNQHGQSILLGCGLLVDETFETYIWLFRVWLTCMLGRPPQTIITDQCKAMQGAIAEVFPRAHHRFCLSRVAHKILDNLGMLQDYEGFQRTLNVTIHDSLKVDEFEMAWEDMIQRFGIADNEWLRTCYEDRERWVPVYSKDTSFAGISTFLKDESTQFFNGYVSQQTTLKEFFDMNELVLQKKYQKEALDDFESRNSSPILRTGSFYELQLSRVYTNEIFRRFQDEVVMMSSCFGITQGHTSGPLVTYVIKERQGEENSRDIKNFEVMYDKRGAEVRCICSCFNFKGYLCRHALCILNYNGVEEIPPLYILARWRKDLKRFYVPDGGSNNVDIANPVQWFDHLYRRAMQVVEEGMISQDRYMVAWQAFKESLNKVRLVAEKHL; the protein is encoded by the exons ATGATTGAG ATAGAAGAAGGTTCCCAGAACAGCGAGCAGATACTTGAGGAAGAAGGCGATGATCTTGAATTTGATAGCAACGACCTCGAAATTGAGGGCGATGACCCTGGGATAGATGACAATGACCTTGGGATAGAAGACAACAACCTTGAACTAGAAGACAAAAACCTTGAGAATGAAGGACATGACCTGCCTGAAGGCAATGACCTGGAGGACAATTGTGAACAACTGTTTGATATTGAATACCATGTCCTTGAAAACAACAGAGACGATGCTACAGTAGAAGATGTTCGAAATGGTGACTTCCTAGGGAAGGATTATCCACCACCTTTTGTGGGGATGCAGTTTGAATCATATGATGATgcctataattattataattgctATGCTAAAGATTTGGGATTTGCTATCAGGGTCAAGTCCTCATGGACAAAACGTAACAGCAAGGAGAAACGTGGTGCGGTGCTCTGCTGCAACTGTGAGGGTTTTAAGACTAGTAAAGAAGTGCACAGTCGTAGAAAGGAAACGAGAACTGGTTGTCTAGCCATGCTAAGGTTGAGGCTAGTGGAATCTAATAGGTGGAGGGTGGATGAAGTCAAGCTTGAGCACAACCATTTATTTGATCCTGAGAGAGCACAAAATTCGAAGTCCCACAAAAAGATGGATGCAGGGGCTAAAAGAAAGGTGGAGCCCACTGTTGATGTAGAAGTACGGACGATCAAATTGTATCGAACAGCTGCTGTAGACCCACTGGGCTATGGAAGCACTAACTCAAATGAAGGAGAAAGTAGCCAGCATGTTGACAGGTCAAAGCGCTTGAAGCTTAAAAAAGGAGATGCACAGatcattcataattatttttgtcaggTTCAGCTAACAAATCCCAACTTTTTCTACTTGATGGATCTCAATGATGAGGGGTTTTTGAGGAATGTGTTTTGGATACATTATAGGTCTAGGGCTGCATATGGTTATTTCAGTGACGTAGTTATATTTGACACAACATGCTTATTGAACAAATATGAAATTCCACTCTTTGCATTTGTTGGGGTAAATCAGCATGGGCAGTCTATTCTACTTGGTTGTGGTTTGCTTGTGGATGAGACATTTGAAACATATATATGGCTGTTTAGAGTATGGCTTACATGCATGTTGGGTCGCCCTCCACAAACTATCATTACTGACCAATGCAAGGCCATGCAAGGTGCAATTGCAGAGGTTTTCCCACGTGCTCACCATCGTTTTTGTTTGTCACGTGTTGCGCACAAGATTCTTGATAATTTGGGCATGCTGCAGGACTATGAAGGGTTTCAGAGGACGCTGAACGTGACTATCCATGACTCTCTTAAGGTAGATGAATTTGAAATGGCTTGGGAAGATATGATCCAGCGTTTTGGAATTGCAGATAATGAGTGGCTTCGAACATGCTATGAAGATCGAGAGAGATGGGTCCCGGTTTACTCCAAAGATACTAGTTTTGCTGGAATATCTACTTTTCTAAAAGATGAGTCCACCCAATTCTTCAATGGTTATGTGAGTCAACAAACTACGTTGAAAGAGTTTTTTGACATGAATGAACTAGTTCTACAAAAGAAGTACCAGAAAGAAGCTCTTGATGATTTTGAGTCGAGGAATTCCAGCCCCATTTTGAGGACAGGTAGCTTTTATGAGTTACAGCTTTCCAGAGTGTATACAAACGAAATATTCAGGAGATTTCAAGATGAGGTTGTGATGATGTCCTCTTGTTTTGGCATAACTCAAGGTCATACCAGTGGGCCTCTTGTTACTTACGTGATCAAAGAACGCCAGGGTGAAGAAAATTCAAGGGATATTAAGAACTTCGAGGTTATGTATGATAAAAGGGGAGCAGAAGTTCGTTGTATCTGTAGTTGCTTCAACTTCAAAGGTTACTTGTGCCGGCATGCATTGTGCATTCTGAATTACAATGGGGTGGAGGAGATCCCTCCGCTGTATATCTTGGCACGGTGGAGGAAGGATTTGAAGCGCTTTTATGTACCGGATGGTGGATCCAATAACGTAGATATTGCTAACCCAGTTCAGTGGTTTGATCATTTGTACAGACGAGCAATGCAAGTTGTTGAAGAAGGTATGATTTCTCAAGATCGATATATGGTTGCATGGCAAGCATTTAAAGAATCACTGAATAAGGTCCGTCTTGTAGCCGAGAAGCATTTATAA